The DNA sequence TGGGCCATATGCCGACGCAGCTGATGCTTGCGCCCCGTATGGGGAGTTAGCTGAACCAAGGCATAGCGACTGCTGGCATAGCGGCCAGAAGGATAAGGGATCTCACAGTTGAGCAAGGGGTGATAACTGGTCTGCGCCTCCTGCGCCGCCTTGTTAGGGTCGACATTCTTATCACCCAGCTCGTCAAGCTCCTGCTTCAAAGGGTAGTCCAGCAGCCCAGGCTCGTGCATGTTCCCCCTGACTAGGGCAACATAATGCTTTTGCACCGACTTGCTGGCGAACTGCTCACACAACTGATTCGCCATCTCACTGCTCTTGGCAAACAGCAGCACACCCGAGGTCGGCCTGTCGAGACGATGGACGGGAAACACATGGCAGCCCACCAGATCCCGCGTCATCTGCATGGCGAAATATTTTTCCCGCCGCGCAAGGTAGCTGCGATGCACCAGCAGACCGGCAGGTTTGTGGATGGCGACAAGATCGTCATCTTCATAGAGGATCTCGATTGTCGGTGCCGCTTCTACGGCAAGGCTGTCATCGTCGCCAGCTAGCTGCTCGTTAAGGTTTTCCATGGTTTTAGGGTTAGTTAGATCCACTCAAATGCTCATCTAATTGATTAATAATGGTGATTAATACTCGCATCTCGGCTCTGCCCTGCCACACATGCTCGGCCATGGGAGTCAAGGCAATCTGACTGGGCAGCGCGCCATTAACGGCGATGATCTCGCCCATCTTGGGCAGAAAGATAAACTGCAGCCACTGCTCAAATGTCATCGACTCGCAGGCAAAGGGCGTCGGGTCCGCCATCGCCTCGGCAGAAGGCGGCTGGTCTTGCCACAATTGCAGTCGTTTCAATTCGGCTTCGATAAGCCTGAGCTGTTTTTCGGTATAGAGAGACACACTTTCCTCAATGATATCTTTCGCCGCGGCGCCTAAGCCTTTACATGAACCCGAGTCAGCACATGAGTCAGTACAAGAGCTTTAGCCTGCGAGCTATTTCGGCCGAAATTGTACCATCTCAGCACACTTCTCCCTATAATAAGCGCCATTTAATCTGTTCCCTGTAAGCAAGACGGCATTCTAATGACTGAAATTACCACTCTTACTCAATTTCTCAGCACGGCTAACACCCAATTCCAAGTCTATGATCTCGGCCGCCGGGTACAGCATATTGACATGATGGCCTTCTCCCAGATTGAGGCACTCCAGGCCCCTTATCCTTCGCCTATCCAAGGTCATGCCCAATTTGCCATCGTCTTCTGGGACGACTCCAACCAACACTTCATCTGGTTCTTAAAGCTCCCCCTGGATGAACGTGGCCTACTCTCACCAGCCCCGAGAACCCAGTTTATTCGTATGGTGATAGAGGCGCTGGGCAGCGATCCGACCCAGGCACTCTCACAAGATCAGCAGGACACGCTCGCCAACCATCCCTTCGCCTTCAAACCGAGTGCGGAGAAACTGGCGCTGTTCAACGCCTTGGTGCGTAAACAGCTG is a window from the Shewanella loihica PV-4 genome containing:
- the truC gene encoding tRNA pseudouridine(65) synthase TruC — encoded protein: MENLNEQLAGDDDSLAVEAAPTIEILYEDDDLVAIHKPAGLLVHRSYLARREKYFAMQMTRDLVGCHVFPVHRLDRPTSGVLLFAKSSEMANQLCEQFASKSVQKHYVALVRGNMHEPGLLDYPLKQELDELGDKNVDPNKAAQEAQTSYHPLLNCEIPYPSGRYASSRYALVQLTPHTGRKHQLRRHMAHLRHPIIGDTTHGDGKQNRFMREHSGINRLWLIAKKLEFNHPRSGERIAVETELEAEWLSLFELLGWDDQQLSGEQALLICEA
- a CDS encoding YqcC family protein: MSLYTEKQLRLIEAELKRLQLWQDQPPSAEAMADPTPFACESMTFEQWLQFIFLPKMGEIIAVNGALPSQIALTPMAEHVWQGRAEMRVLITIINQLDEHLSGSN